The Pasteuria penetrans genome segment AGTAGTACGTGTGGTTTTGTGAGAGGGTTGGCTGAGATGCCAGCCCTATTCGACGTGAACCAATGGGTTCCGATACATTTCATGGATACCTTTGGTTTACTTTATAAAGGAAAGGGGTAAATGGATTAGGGTGAATCCTTCTGGAGGTGCTGCTTCCCTGGGAGGGCAGCACGCAATTGGGTGTGTACATCCCTCCGGGGGAGTTTCTAACTATAAAATTTTTGTTATCCTTTGGGGGAATGTACCTTCGCGTTTTTTAGATAATAATTTTCTCATCAATTTGTAAAGATAGAAAATTCGTTCCTGTTCCTTCATCCCCCTCTTGTCCCGATCTGCGTTTTATCGCTATGAAAATGGTTCCTTTTTTCCTTGGTCGTCGACGGTCGCTGGCGAATCTTCAGGTAGGTGGCATTGGCCCAAATGGTGGGGTATGGAATGCCCTTGGGGGCAAAGATTCTGCGCGTTTGGGGCGGCCATCCCATTGAGAACATAAATTCGGAGTATAGGACGTCGGGAAAGGGGGGAATCCTTGTGCCAAAGATCCTCCATTTGCCTTTGCACAGGTCCTCTCTCTATATCCATAAATTTTTTAATTTTTATGGAATAGTACAACGGAAGGATGAGCGGAAAAGAACAGGGATTTTTTACTACTTTTGATAAATTAGAACGGGATCAGGTCCTCCCCACACCTTTTCTCTTTTAATGTAATAAAAATATTTCATAATACGTGCAGGAAGTTGCAAAGATGGGGGGAAGTCCCCCCCGAAAACCCCGTTCAGGAATTCATGCCTACAATGGTTCATTTCCCCATGAGGGGGGTTGAGCGTGGAAATTCTGCGTTATGTGGGTATAGTAGGGGGAACGATTTTCCTGTTCTCCCCATTCCCGGATGTGTCCCCTAACCAGCAAAAAAAGTCCTTGAGCAACGCAATTCCCAACGGAATAGCTTCCTCTTTTGGGTTCAATGCGGGATGATGGAGGGGATAGGGGCTATCTACACCCAACCAAAACATGAGGCCCCGTTTTTTTTGTAGGAGAAAGCCGAAATCCTCCCCCGCTAGGGTAGGACCACAGGGTAGGAAAGAATAAGGGGTTTTGTCTTGTACAAATTGTTTGAATGCGGTGTACCAGGTGGGATCATTGTTTACCGAGGCATAGGGTGTTCCCCAATCCAGGTGGGCATGACAGGAAAATCCATGCTTTATGCCCCCGACAAGGTGCTGAATACGCTGCTGAATATGCTCCATCGTGGAAGGGGAAAGGCTACGGATCGTCCCTAGTAGGGAGGCTGTTTCAGCAATGACATTTCTGGATTGTCCAGCTCGCAGTTGCCCCAGGCACAGTGTCGCAGTATCCCCGGGGGGGATATTACGGGAGAGGATGGTTTGCAATTGTAGGATGAGGGAGGCGGCGGCTACTACCATGTCATTGCCGCGATGGGGTTCAGAAGCGTGGCTACTGTTTCCTCGTAATTGGATGGCAAAGGGTTGGGTAGCAGCAAAGAGGGTTCCGGGTCTTGTTGCTATGGTACCCACAGGGTATTGGGGCGCTATATGTAGTGCAAATATAGCCTCGGGGGGGAGGGAGGAGAGAAACTCACTCTCTCTCATTTGAAGGGCCCCGGCGCCCTCCTCTTCCGCGGGTTGGAATAGAACGAGAAGATGATCCCTTATGGGTTTTTCCACGAAGGCAGCGATGAGTCCACAGGCAATGGCAATATGGAAGTCGTGCCCACAGGCATGCATATAGCCATCTCTCTGGGAAGAGAAGGGGAGGTTGGTCTTCTCCTGAATGGGTAAGCCATCTATATCAGCCCGGTAACCCCAACGCCGTTGTCCCTCGGTTCCCTGCAGGTGGACAAACAAACCTGTACGCCAATGATGGATGGTTAGTCTTTGTTGTGGTAAATCCGATAGGAAGGAGAGAATGGCTTTTTGTGTATCGTGTTCCTGAAAACTAATTTCGGGGATCTGGTGTAATTTCCGGCGCAGCACAATGCATGGGTGCATGTTTTCTCCCCTCCTTGGGGGAAATTTATGTTTCGGGTTTGTATCTTTTTTCGGTAAGGGTATATATAACTGAATAGTAAGTCTATTATCCTGCCATTTCCACCAAACGTGGTTCCAGTGCGGTTAGGAAGCCTTCCCATTCCGAGGATGTCAGGGTAAGTGGAGGGAGAAGGCGCAAAACGTGACCAGCGGTTACATTCGTGACAAAACCGTCTTGCAATAAGGTTTGCTGTAACCAACGAGCTTTTCCTTGCAATCCGGGTCCGTCCATAGCTAACATCCAGGCCCTTCCCCGCAAAATCAGTCCCAATTTTCGATAATAGGGACGGAGCATGGAGCGCAACTGTTTTGCAAATGTAAGGGAGCGGCCCCGTGCCTGTTGGAGAAGGCCCTGTGTCAGGAGGAGATCGAGGAGAGCGTCCCCCATGGCGGCGGCGAGGGGCGAAGGGGCAAAGGTAGAGCCGTGGTCCCCTGGCTGTAATGCCTCTCCGTACTCGCCCCTAGCGACTACACCACCTAGGGGAAGGCCACCCCCTATCCCCTTAGCGAACAGTATCAGGTCGGGCATAATCCCGGCATACTGATAGGCGAACAAGTAGCCTGTGCGTCCCATTCCGGTCTGTATTTCATCCACGACAAGGGTTGTTTTGT includes the following:
- a CDS encoding amidohydrolase codes for the protein MHPCIVLRRKLHQIPEISFQEHDTQKAILSFLSDLPQQRLTIHHWRTGLFVHLQGTEGQRRWGYRADIDGLPIQEKTNLPFSSQRDGYMHACGHDFHIAIACGLIAAFVEKPIRDHLLVLFQPAEEEGAGALQMRESEFLSSLPPEAIFALHIAPQYPVGTIATRPGTLFAATQPFAIQLRGNSSHASEPHRGNDMVVAAASLILQLQTILSRNIPPGDTATLCLGQLRAGQSRNVIAETASLLGTIRSLSPSTMEHIQQRIQHLVGGIKHGFSCHAHLDWGTPYASVNNDPTWYTAFKQFVQDKTPYSFLPCGPTLAGEDFGFLLQKKRGLMFWLGVDSPYPLHHPALNPKEEAIPLGIALLKDFFCWLGDTSGNGENRKIVPPTIPT